A single region of the Streptococcus macedonicus ACA-DC 198 genome encodes:
- the rex gene encoding Redox-sensitive transcriptional regulator (AT-rich DNA-binding protein): protein MITEKSIPKATAKRLSLYYRIFKRFNTDNVEKVSSKQIADAMGIDSATVRRDFSYFGELGRRGFGYDVKKLMNFFADILNDHSTTNVLLVGCGNIGRALLHYRFHDRNKMQIAMAFDTDDNEMVGHETSDGIPIYGISSLKKHAQEAGIETAILTVPSSKAQEVTDVLVDAGIHGILSFSPVHLNVPKGIIVQYVDLTSELQTLLYFMNQSNQNK from the coding sequence GTGATTACTGAGAAATCTATTCCTAAAGCAACAGCTAAACGACTCTCACTTTATTATCGTATTTTCAAGCGATTTAATACAGATAATGTCGAAAAAGTGAGTTCTAAACAAATTGCAGATGCTATGGGAATCGATTCTGCAACCGTACGTCGAGATTTTTCATATTTCGGCGAACTAGGACGTCGAGGATTCGGCTATGATGTCAAAAAATTGATGAATTTCTTTGCTGATATTTTAAATGACCATTCAACGACAAATGTTCTTCTTGTTGGTTGCGGAAATATTGGACGAGCTTTGCTTCACTATCGTTTCCACGATCGTAATAAAATGCAAATTGCTATGGCTTTTGATACTGACGATAATGAGATGGTGGGACATGAAACATCAGATGGCATTCCAATCTATGGTATCTCATCACTAAAAAAACATGCGCAAGAAGCTGGCATTGAAACAGCTATTTTAACTGTTCCAAGTTCAAAAGCTCAAGAAGTTACGGATGTCTTGGTTGATGCTGGTATTCATGGTATTTTGAGCTTCTCTCCTGTTCACCTCAATGTTCCAAAAGGTATCATCGTTCAATACGTTGATTTAACAAGTGAGTTGCAAACCTTACTATATTTCATGAATCAATCCAATCAAAATAAATAG
- a CDS encoding Adenylate cyclase, protein MTHLEIEYKTLLTKDEFNRLNNQFSHVAPVTQTNYYFDSENFDMKANRMSLRIRTLPNRAEITLKIPKEVGNLEYNYNLSVADAKEIIKSGEFPDVDFLNLIEENGVKLSSLKNFGSLTTTRRETMTKIGLMALDSNQYAGIKDYELELEVENAEQGKKDFDNFLAEHAIDFKYAKSKVARFSATLKRI, encoded by the coding sequence ATGACACACCTTGAAATTGAGTACAAAACCTTACTCACTAAAGACGAATTTAATCGTCTCAATAATCAGTTTTCACACGTAGCACCAGTCACACAGACAAACTACTACTTCGACTCAGAAAACTTTGATATGAAGGCTAACCGTATGTCATTACGTATTAGAACCTTGCCCAACCGTGCAGAAATAACACTAAAAATTCCAAAAGAAGTTGGCAACTTAGAATATAACTATAATTTGAGTGTTGCAGATGCTAAAGAAATCATCAAATCTGGAGAATTTCCAGATGTTGATTTTCTAAACCTTATCGAAGAAAACGGGGTTAAACTCTCAAGTCTTAAAAACTTTGGCAGCCTTACAACAACACGCCGTGAAACCATGACTAAAATTGGTTTAATGGCACTTGATAGCAACCAATACGCCGGTATTAAAGACTACGAACTTGAATTAGAAGTTGAAAATGCCGAACAAGGCAAGAAAGATTTTGACAACTTCTTAGCCGAACACGCTATCGATTTCAAGTACGCTAAAAGTAAAGTTGCTCGATTCAGCGCGACTCTAAAACGAATTTAA
- a CDS encoding NAD kinase translates to MTQTNITDKVTRVAIVANGKYQSRRVASKLFTTFKEDKRFYLSKKDPDIVISIGGDGMLLSAFHMYEKNLDKARFVGIHTGHLGFYTDYRDFEVEKLIENLHADKGRKVSYPILRTKITLDDGRVVKARALNEVAIKRIEKTMVADVVIDKVKLERFRGDGLSVSTPTGSTGYNKSLGGAILHPTIEALQLAEISSLNNRVYRTLGSSVIVPKKDKIEIIPKRQGVYTISIDNKTMHYKNVSKIEYCIDNKKISFVATPFHTSFWERVTDAFIGELES, encoded by the coding sequence ATGACACAGACGAATATTACAGATAAAGTGACACGAGTAGCTATCGTGGCAAACGGAAAATACCAAAGTAGGCGAGTTGCTTCAAAACTTTTTACGACCTTCAAGGAGGACAAGCGATTTTATCTATCTAAGAAAGATCCTGATATTGTCATTTCTATCGGTGGTGATGGTATGTTGTTATCAGCGTTTCACATGTATGAAAAAAATCTTGATAAAGCGCGCTTTGTCGGAATCCATACAGGACACCTTGGTTTCTATACGGATTATCGTGATTTTGAAGTTGAAAAATTGATCGAAAATTTGCATGCTGATAAGGGACGTAAGGTTTCTTATCCTATTTTGAGGACAAAAATTACCTTGGACGATGGGCGTGTGGTTAAAGCGCGTGCGTTGAATGAAGTGGCCATTAAACGTATTGAAAAAACGATGGTTGCGGATGTTGTTATTGATAAAGTGAAACTAGAACGTTTCCGTGGTGACGGTCTTTCTGTATCGACACCAACAGGAAGTACAGGTTATAATAAATCATTAGGTGGTGCGATTTTGCATCCGACAATAGAAGCCTTGCAGCTGGCGGAAATTTCTAGTTTGAATAATCGTGTCTATCGCACGCTAGGGTCTTCAGTTATTGTTCCTAAAAAAGATAAAATTGAAATTATTCCTAAACGTCAAGGCGTTTACACGATTTCAATCGATAATAAAACGATGCATTACAAAAATGTGTCTAAAATTGAATATTGCATTGACAATAAAAAAATTAGTTTTGTGGCGACACCGTTCCATACAAGTTTCTGGGAACGCGTAACAGATGCCTTTATAGGAGAGTTGGAGTCGTGA
- the yjbM gene encoding GTP pyrophosphokinase — translation MMDWEKFLDPYIQTVGELKIKLRGIRKQFRKQNRHSPIEFVTGRVKSVESIKEKMELRGIKPENIAQDLQDIAGVRVMVQFVDDVDEVLALLRGRHDMTIVQERDYINNMKASGYRSYHVIVEYPVETIDGQKTVLAEIQIRTLAMNFWATIEHSLNYKYKGEFPDEIKKRLETTAKIALELDEEMRKIREDIREAQLLFDPASRKLSDGVGNSDDTDEYYR, via the coding sequence ATGATGGACTGGGAAAAATTTTTAGATCCTTACATACAGACAGTTGGGGAGTTGAAAATTAAACTACGTGGTATTCGTAAGCAGTTTCGTAAGCAAAATCGCCATTCTCCGATTGAATTTGTAACTGGTCGTGTAAAATCAGTTGAAAGTATCAAGGAAAAAATGGAACTTCGGGGAATTAAACCTGAAAATATTGCACAGGATTTGCAAGATATTGCAGGTGTTCGTGTCATGGTTCAATTCGTAGATGACGTTGATGAAGTTCTAGCTCTTTTGCGTGGCCGTCACGACATGACAATTGTTCAAGAACGTGACTATATCAATAACATGAAAGCAAGTGGCTATCGTTCTTATCATGTTATTGTAGAGTATCCAGTAGAGACGATAGATGGTCAAAAGACGGTCTTGGCTGAGATTCAAATTCGAACGTTAGCCATGAATTTCTGGGCGACAATTGAGCATTCATTGAATTATAAGTACAAGGGTGAATTTCCAGATGAAATCAAGAAACGCCTTGAAACGACAGCGAAAATTGCGCTTGAATTGGATGAAGAAATGAGAAAGATTCGTGAGGATATTAGAGAGGCACAGCTTTTATTTGATCCCGCAAGTCGAAAATTAAGTGATGGTGTAGGAAATAGCGATGACACAGACGAATATTACAGATAA
- a CDS encoding Short chain dehydrogenase, whose translation MSKIALVTGASAGFGKAIAEKLVSDGYRVIASARRLEKLQSLQAALGQQNVYPLQMDISQTQAIDEALASLPKEWREIDILVNNAGLALGLDKAYEADFSDWLTMINTNIVGLTYLTRQILPDMVKRNTGMIINLGSTAGTVPYPGANVYGASKAFVKQFSLNLRADLAGTKIRVTNIEPGLCEGTEFSNVRFKGDDERAEKLYDGAHAIKPEDIANTVSWVASQPSHVNINRIEIMPVSQSFGPQPVYRE comes from the coding sequence ATGTCAAAAATTGCTTTAGTTACGGGAGCTTCTGCTGGATTTGGTAAAGCTATCGCTGAAAAATTAGTATCTGACGGTTATCGTGTCATTGCTAGTGCCCGCCGTTTGGAAAAATTGCAGAGCTTACAAGCAGCACTAGGTCAACAGAATGTTTACCCTCTTCAAATGGATATCTCACAAACACAAGCTATCGACGAAGCTTTGGCTTCTTTGCCTAAAGAGTGGCGAGAAATTGACATTCTGGTTAACAATGCAGGCTTAGCGCTTGGTTTGGATAAGGCATACGAAGCAGATTTTTCAGATTGGCTGACAATGATTAATACGAATATCGTTGGTTTGACTTATTTAACTCGCCAAATTTTGCCAGATATGGTTAAACGTAATACTGGTATGATTATCAATCTTGGGTCAACTGCTGGTACAGTTCCTTATCCTGGGGCTAATGTTTACGGAGCTTCAAAAGCTTTCGTGAAACAATTTTCATTGAACTTGCGTGCGGACCTTGCAGGCACTAAGATTCGTGTTACCAATATTGAACCAGGTCTTTGTGAGGGAACAGAATTTTCAAATGTTCGTTTCAAAGGCGACGATGAACGCGCTGAAAAACTCTACGATGGCGCACATGCTATTAAACCAGAAGATATTGCTAACACCGTTTCTTGGGTGGCAAGCCAACCTTCTCATGTCAATATCAACCGCATTGAAATAATGCCTGTTTCCCAATCTTTTGGACCACAACCCGTTTACCGAGAATAA
- the yjbO gene encoding Similar to ribosomal large subunit pseudouridine synthase D, Bacillus subtilis YjbO type, with amino-acid sequence MRFDFVADRQTKVKTFLKGHDVSKGLLSKVKFKGGNIWVNGVEQNAIYLLNVGDVVSIEIPDEEEHETLIPVKHDLNIAYEDEHFLIINKPHGYASIPSVLHSNTIANFVKHYYLEQNYPNKQVHIVTRLDKDTSGLMLFAKHGYAHARLDKQLQNKTIEKRYYALVSGKGELADKGEIIAPIARSDDSIITRCVHPSGKYAHTSYEVVARFGEVALVDIRLHTGRTHQIRVHFSHLGFPLLGDDMYGGSMDYGITRQALHCHCLRFVNPYTNEEIIQTTNLTDDFDSVIMELQQN; translated from the coding sequence GTGAGATTTGATTTTGTTGCTGACCGACAGACAAAAGTAAAAACATTTTTAAAAGGTCACGATGTTTCAAAAGGATTATTATCCAAAGTTAAGTTCAAAGGCGGGAATATATGGGTAAATGGTGTTGAACAAAATGCCATTTACTTATTGAACGTTGGTGATGTTGTTTCCATTGAAATTCCTGACGAAGAAGAACATGAGACATTAATTCCTGTCAAACATGATCTTAATATTGCTTACGAAGATGAACATTTTTTGATTATAAATAAACCGCATGGCTATGCTAGTATTCCAAGTGTTTTGCATTCTAATACGATTGCTAATTTTGTGAAACATTATTATCTAGAGCAAAATTATCCCAATAAACAGGTGCATATTGTGACACGTTTGGATAAGGATACGAGTGGATTGATGCTGTTTGCCAAACATGGTTATGCACATGCTAGATTAGATAAGCAACTGCAAAATAAAACCATTGAAAAACGGTATTATGCTTTGGTTTCTGGCAAAGGTGAATTAGCAGATAAAGGTGAGATTATTGCACCAATTGCTCGTTCAGATGATAGTATCATCACACGTTGTGTGCATCCGTCTGGCAAATACGCCCACACGAGCTATGAAGTTGTGGCGCGTTTTGGTGAGGTAGCTTTGGTAGATATTCGTCTCCATACGGGACGTACCCACCAGATTCGTGTGCATTTTTCGCATCTTGGCTTTCCATTGCTGGGAGATGATATGTATGGCGGAAGCATGGATTATGGCATTACACGTCAAGCCTTACATTGCCATTGCCTTCGCTTTGTAAACCCATACACAAACGAAGAGATAATTCAGACCACAAACTTGACAGATGATTTTGATAGCGTTATCATGGAACTACAACAAAATTAG
- a CDS encoding Permease, which produces MKFEKKQVYYVVLAFVLCYAIQAYWSNGASIVGTIYKASFPFLIGAGIAYIVNIVMSLYEMLYTRVIKNRILLKAKRAISMILAYLTFILLISWLFSIVLPDLISSINSLLKIDTTGVANFIKEVSDNKAIKELLDYFGNSSDINSTFSKYSQQILNQVLSVLTGVLTSVSTIASTVLNVFVSLVFSIYVLASKEQLGRQFNLLIDTYLGKYAEKVHYVLDILHQRFHGFFVGQTLEAMILGSLTAAGMFLFSFPYAATIGILVAFTALIPVIGAYIGATIGFILIATQSVSQAFLFLAYLIVLQQFEGNVIYPRVVGGSIGLSGMWVLMAITIGGALWGILGMLVAVPLAASLYQIIKDNVAKRQQANLDN; this is translated from the coding sequence ATGAAATTCGAGAAAAAACAAGTCTATTATGTTGTACTTGCCTTTGTCCTTTGTTATGCTATCCAAGCTTATTGGAGTAATGGTGCATCAATTGTCGGAACGATTTATAAGGCAAGCTTCCCCTTTTTAATTGGTGCTGGAATTGCCTATATTGTCAACATTGTCATGAGCTTATATGAGATGCTCTACACGCGCGTTATTAAAAATAGAATACTCTTGAAAGCCAAACGTGCGATTTCGATGATTTTGGCATACTTGACCTTTATTTTATTGATTAGCTGGCTTTTTTCGATTGTCCTGCCTGATTTGATTTCAAGTATCAATTCTTTGCTGAAGATTGATACGACCGGCGTTGCTAATTTTATTAAAGAAGTTAGTGATAATAAGGCTATCAAAGAATTACTTGATTATTTTGGAAATTCATCTGATATTAACTCAACCTTTTCAAAGTATAGTCAGCAAATTTTAAACCAAGTGCTGTCCGTTTTAACAGGGGTTTTGACGTCGGTTAGTACGATTGCTTCAACTGTTTTAAATGTCTTTGTTAGCTTGGTCTTTTCAATTTATGTTTTGGCAAGCAAAGAACAATTGGGGCGTCAGTTTAATCTTTTGATTGATACCTATCTTGGCAAATACGCCGAAAAAGTTCACTATGTCCTAGATATTTTGCACCAACGTTTTCACGGTTTCTTTGTTGGTCAAACGCTAGAAGCGATGATTTTGGGGAGCTTGACAGCAGCAGGAATGTTTCTGTTTAGTTTCCCCTATGCGGCAACAATAGGTATTTTGGTTGCATTTACGGCATTAATTCCTGTTATTGGTGCTTATATCGGAGCGACCATTGGTTTTATCTTAATTGCTACACAATCTGTTTCACAAGCGTTTCTCTTTTTAGCTTACTTGATTGTTTTACAACAATTTGAAGGGAATGTCATTTATCCGCGTGTCGTTGGTGGTTCAATTGGATTATCAGGTATGTGGGTCTTAATGGCAATCACAATCGGTGGTGCTTTATGGGGTATCCTTGGAATGTTAGTAGCTGTACCTTTGGCAGCAAGTCTTTATCAAATCATTAAAGACAACGTTGCTAAGCGCCAACAAGCAAACTTAGATAACTGA
- the prs gene encoding Ribose-phosphate pyrophosphokinase — MAEHYADKQFKLFSLSSNVEIAQKIADTVGVPLRKASTRKFSDGEIMINIEETVRGDDIYIIQSTSYPVNDNLWELLIMVDACKRASASTVNVVIPYFGYSRQDRIAASREPITAKLVANMLVKAGVDRLLTLDLHAVQVQGFFDVPVDNLFTVPLFAKYYYELGLKGEDVVVVSPKNSGIKRARSLAQYLDSPIAIIDYAEDDSHREEGYIIGEVAGKKAILIDDILNTGKTFAEAAKIVERDGATEIYAVASHGLFAGAAAESLDTAPIKEILVTDSVATKERLPKNIKYLSASKLIADAIIRIHEKSPLSPLFSYNATKD, encoded by the coding sequence ATGGCAGAACATTACGCCGACAAACAATTCAAGCTTTTTTCTCTTTCTTCTAACGTAGAGATTGCACAAAAGATTGCGGACACAGTTGGTGTCCCACTTAGAAAAGCGTCAACACGTAAGTTTTCAGACGGCGAAATCATGATTAACATCGAAGAAACAGTTCGTGGAGATGATATTTACATCATCCAATCTACTAGCTACCCTGTTAATGACAACCTTTGGGAACTTTTGATTATGGTTGATGCTTGTAAACGTGCTAGTGCAAGCACAGTTAACGTGGTTATCCCTTATTTTGGTTACTCACGTCAAGACCGTATCGCTGCATCACGTGAACCAATTACTGCAAAACTTGTTGCTAACATGTTAGTTAAAGCTGGCGTGGATCGTCTATTGACTCTTGACCTTCACGCTGTTCAAGTTCAAGGATTCTTTGATGTTCCAGTTGATAACCTCTTTACTGTTCCACTTTTTGCTAAATACTACTATGAATTAGGACTAAAAGGTGAAGACGTTGTCGTTGTTAGCCCTAAAAACTCTGGTATCAAACGTGCTCGTAGCTTAGCGCAATACCTTGATTCACCAATCGCAATCATCGACTATGCAGAAGATGATTCTCACCGCGAAGAAGGTTATATCATCGGTGAAGTTGCTGGTAAAAAAGCTATCCTTATCGATGACATTTTGAACACAGGTAAAACATTTGCTGAAGCTGCTAAAATCGTAGAACGCGATGGCGCAACAGAAATCTATGCCGTAGCAAGTCACGGTTTGTTTGCTGGCGCTGCTGCCGAAAGCCTTGATACAGCTCCTATTAAAGAAATTTTAGTAACTGACTCTGTCGCTACTAAAGAACGCTTGCCAAAAAATATTAAATATCTTTCAGCAAGCAAATTAATTGCTGACGCGATTATTCGTATCCACGAAAAATCACCACTCAGCCCATTATTCTCATATAACGCTACAAAGGACTAA
- the iscS1 gene encoding Cysteine desulfurase: MIYLDNAATTPLTPSVIDAMTEIMVNDFGNPSSIHGIGRQANQRLRSNRQMIASALKTDPRRIIFTSGATESNNTAIKGYALANQAKGKHLITTAIEHHSVLHTMAYLEKRFGFEVTYLKPENGHISAQQVADALRDDTILVSIMFANNETGDLLPVKEIGELLQDHKAAFHVDAVQAVGKIDVFPEEIKADFLSASAHKFHGPKGVGILYSTPQHFDNLLHGGEQEEKRRASTENMIGITGLTQALSDAVAHKDENYQHVQELRQAFLDGISSLDYYINGSQHKMPHVLNIGFPNQNNGILLAQLDLAGFAVSTGSACTAGTVDPSHVLSSIYGDDSPRLTESIRISFSELNTISEVQQLAKKLIEILGKSDGI; encoded by the coding sequence ATGATATATCTCGATAATGCTGCTACTACCCCTCTCACACCTTCTGTTATTGACGCAATGACAGAAATCATGGTCAATGATTTTGGTAACCCCTCAAGTATTCATGGCATTGGACGTCAAGCCAACCAGCGCCTACGCTCGAACCGCCAAATGATTGCCTCAGCCTTAAAGACTGACCCACGCCGCATTATCTTTACATCTGGTGCAACCGAAAGCAACAATACTGCTATCAAAGGTTACGCCCTTGCTAATCAAGCTAAAGGAAAACACCTCATCACTACTGCTATCGAGCATCATTCCGTGCTTCACACCATGGCATACTTGGAAAAACGCTTTGGTTTTGAAGTGACCTATCTAAAGCCTGAAAATGGTCATATTTCTGCGCAACAAGTTGCGGATGCTTTACGTGATGATACTATTTTGGTCAGCATCATGTTTGCCAATAACGAAACTGGTGATCTTCTTCCTGTTAAAGAAATTGGAGAACTTCTTCAAGACCATAAAGCCGCATTCCATGTCGATGCCGTTCAAGCCGTCGGAAAAATTGATGTCTTTCCTGAAGAAATCAAAGCTGATTTTCTTTCAGCTTCTGCTCATAAATTCCATGGACCAAAAGGTGTCGGTATTCTCTACTCAACACCACAGCATTTTGATAACTTGCTTCATGGTGGCGAGCAAGAAGAGAAACGCCGTGCTAGTACGGAAAATATGATTGGTATTACTGGTTTGACACAAGCTTTGTCTGACGCCGTTGCTCATAAAGATGAAAATTATCAACACGTTCAAGAACTTCGTCAAGCGTTCCTTGATGGCATTTCTAGTTTGGATTATTATATCAATGGGAGCCAACATAAAATGCCTCACGTTCTTAACATCGGTTTTCCAAATCAAAACAACGGCATTCTTTTAGCGCAACTTGATTTAGCAGGTTTTGCCGTTTCAACAGGTTCTGCTTGTACTGCTGGAACAGTCGATCCAAGTCATGTTTTGTCTAGCATTTATGGTGACGATTCTCCACGTTTAACAGAATCTATTCGCATTAGCTTTTCAGAGCTTAATACAATCAGCGAAGTCCAACAACTCGCTAAAAAATTAATAGAAATTCTAGGAAAATCAGATGGCATTTGA
- a CDS encoding UDP-galactose:(galactosyl) LPS alpha1,2-galactosyltransferase WaaW → MDTINLLFSIDDGYVSQFMVTLYSIYQNSSNHNLAVYVLQKQLLKKNDDISEFCQKLGVRYTPVVIGEEVFEDAPTTNRYPETIYYRLLAHEYLPKELDKILYVDADILCLNDVVPLYKLNLGDKLYAAASHTSDGNISELVNKLRLRNFEAEGYFNSGVLLMNLDAIRQSVHRQDILDYIEQNNYLLLLPDQDILNALYGHQTLQIPDQIYNYDVRYNVLYYSRSSGKWNLNWVIEHTVFLHFCGRNKPWKKDYRGRYSALYKHYQHRALLLKNKKNH, encoded by the coding sequence ATGGATACAATCAATTTACTCTTTTCAATCGATGATGGCTATGTTTCGCAATTTATGGTCACGCTATATTCGATTTATCAAAATAGTAGCAATCATAACCTAGCAGTTTATGTTTTACAAAAGCAATTGTTAAAAAAGAATGATGACATTTCGGAATTCTGTCAAAAACTAGGTGTCCGTTATACGCCTGTTGTGATTGGTGAGGAAGTATTTGAAGATGCTCCGACGACAAATCGTTACCCTGAGACCATTTATTATCGCCTTTTGGCTCATGAATATTTGCCAAAGGAATTGGACAAGATTTTATACGTTGATGCGGATATTTTGTGTTTGAATGATGTTGTTCCCTTATATAAGCTGAATTTAGGGGATAAACTATATGCCGCTGCTAGCCATACGTCAGATGGCAATATTTCAGAACTCGTTAATAAACTGCGTTTACGGAATTTTGAGGCAGAAGGGTATTTTAATTCTGGTGTCCTTTTGATGAACTTGGATGCCATTCGCCAGTCGGTGCACCGACAAGACATTTTAGATTATATTGAGCAAAATAATTATCTCTTGTTGTTGCCAGACCAAGACATCTTGAATGCCTTATATGGTCATCAAACCTTGCAAATTCCTGACCAGATTTATAATTACGATGTGCGATATAATGTTCTTTATTATAGTAGAAGTTCTGGCAAATGGAATTTAAATTGGGTTATTGAACATACGGTTTTCTTGCATTTTTGCGGACGAAATAAGCCATGGAAAAAAGATTACCGCGGACGTTACAGTGCTCTTTATAAACACTATCAGCACCGCGCATTACTTTTAAAAAATAAGAAAAATCATTAA
- the pta gene encoding Phosphate acetyltransferase: MGIRSLFGSLREKIIGKNLKIVFPEGNDERVLRAAARLKFEGLIEPIILGDAKEVRSLLAKFGFADQNYVIINPAEYDQFDEMKEAFLEIRKGKVTPEDAERLLQDVNYFGVMLVKLGLADGMVSGAIHSTADTVRPALQIIKTKPGISRTSGVFLMNREKTKQRLVFADCAINIDPTAQELAEIAVNTADTAKIFDIEPKIAMLSFSTKGSAKAPQVEKVQTATKIAKETRPDILLDGELQFDAAFVPGTAAVKAPDSDIAGQANVFIFPDLQSGNISYKIAQRLGMFEAIGPILQGLNKPVNDLSRGSSAEDIYKLAIITAAQAIDGNDN; encoded by the coding sequence ATGGGAATTCGATCTTTATTTGGTAGCTTACGGGAAAAAATTATTGGTAAAAACCTCAAAATTGTTTTTCCTGAAGGAAATGACGAACGCGTGCTTCGAGCAGCCGCTCGTTTGAAATTCGAGGGATTAATTGAGCCGATTATTTTAGGAGACGCTAAAGAAGTTCGATCTTTGCTTGCGAAATTTGGCTTCGCTGATCAAAATTATGTCATTATCAACCCAGCAGAATACGATCAATTTGATGAAATGAAAGAAGCATTTCTTGAAATTCGTAAGGGAAAAGTAACACCAGAAGATGCTGAGCGTTTGTTGCAAGATGTCAATTATTTTGGTGTGATGCTTGTCAAACTTGGCTTGGCTGACGGAATGGTTTCTGGTGCCATTCATTCAACCGCTGATACGGTTCGCCCAGCACTTCAAATCATTAAAACGAAACCTGGCATTTCACGCACCTCAGGAGTGTTCTTGATGAATCGTGAAAAAACAAAACAACGTCTTGTGTTTGCTGACTGTGCGATTAATATCGACCCTACCGCTCAAGAGTTGGCTGAAATTGCTGTGAATACTGCGGATACGGCTAAAATTTTTGACATTGAACCAAAAATTGCAATGTTGAGTTTTTCAACGAAAGGAAGTGCTAAGGCGCCACAAGTTGAAAAAGTACAAACAGCAACTAAGATTGCTAAAGAAACACGTCCTGACATTCTTTTGGATGGTGAATTGCAATTTGATGCGGCATTTGTTCCAGGGACAGCGGCTGTAAAAGCACCAGATAGTGATATTGCAGGACAAGCAAATGTCTTTATCTTCCCAGACCTTCAATCAGGAAATATTAGTTACAAAATTGCTCAACGCTTAGGGATGTTTGAAGCTATTGGTCCAATCCTTCAAGGACTCAACAAGCCTGTGAATGATTTGTCACGTGGTTCAAGTGCTGAGGATATTTACAAATTAGCTATCATCACAGCTGCTCAAGCTATTGATGGTAACGATAATTAA
- the radC gene encoding DNA repair protein RadC, with product MYAIEMKADAMLPRERLRDLGAEHLSNQELLSILLRTGTKTTPVLEVANQILKNLDSLADFPHLSLQELQQINGIGYVKSIEIKAMIELAKRISKAEYIQKERIMSSERLARKMMLELSDQKQEHLVAIYLDTQNRIIEQRTIFIGSVRRSIAEPREILYYACKNMATSVIIVHNHPSGSPEPSENDLQFTQKMKRACEDIGIICLDHIVIGKYQYYSFREETDVL from the coding sequence ATGTATGCAATTGAAATGAAAGCAGATGCTATGTTGCCACGAGAACGCTTGAGAGATTTGGGGGCAGAGCACCTTAGCAATCAGGAACTATTATCTATTTTATTACGAACAGGAACAAAAACAACCCCAGTTTTGGAAGTTGCCAATCAAATCTTGAAAAATTTAGATAGCTTAGCTGATTTTCCACACCTATCCCTGCAAGAATTGCAACAAATCAATGGTATTGGCTATGTTAAATCAATTGAAATCAAAGCAATGATTGAACTAGCAAAGCGCATTAGCAAGGCTGAATATATCCAAAAAGAACGCATTATGAGCAGCGAACGCCTAGCACGTAAAATGATGTTAGAATTGAGCGACCAAAAACAAGAGCACTTGGTAGCTATTTATCTGGATACGCAAAATCGAATTATTGAACAACGAACGATTTTTATCGGTTCTGTTCGCCGTTCGATTGCTGAACCACGTGAAATTCTCTATTATGCATGCAAAAACATGGCAACATCAGTTATTATTGTCCATAATCATCCGTCGGGCTCCCCAGAGCCAAGCGAGAACGACCTGCAATTTACCCAAAAAATGAAACGCGCTTGTGAAGATATTGGTATTATTTGTCTTGACCATATCGTCATTGGAAAATACCAATATTACAGCTTCCGAGAAGAAACAGATGTTTTGTAA